Proteins from a genomic interval of Desulfuromonas thiophila:
- a CDS encoding acetyl-CoA hydrolase/transferase C-terminal domain-containing protein — translation MADTMQDRVRCKELHKLFTTPENCIQYFKDGMNLGWSGFTPVGYPKVVPIALADYVEKNNLQGKMKFNLFIGASVGAETEDRWASLNMIDRRWPYQTGKELGKAINSGKIRMGDKHLSMFAQDLKYGFYTKDQGGRLDLAIIEASAITEDGNIILSGSIGASNDIIDIADKIIIEINTGLPSFEGMHDIFMTDVPPYRKIIPITDARQRIGTPWVPTDKSKIVAIVESKLPDNGRALRGTDDVAQAIADNIVDFFSAEVKAGRLPKNLLPLQSGVGSIANAVVGGLTTSPFENLIVFTEVLQDTFLDFMDSGKCKYINCTSLSLSNEGFEIWWKNFDKYKDMVLMRPQQVSNNPEIIRRLGAIGMNTPLEFDIYAHANSTHAGGTKMLNGIGGSGDFERNSYISMMHCPSVRPSKTDEFGISGVVPKAPHVDHTEHDIDVLVTEQGLADLRGLCPVDRARCIIDKCAHPTYKDYLTDWLDRAIKKTGGHHEPVLLEEAYKLHLELEQNGTMRFWNK, via the coding sequence ATGGCAGACACAATGCAAGACAGGGTACGCTGCAAGGAACTGCACAAGCTGTTCACTACCCCCGAAAACTGCATCCAGTATTTCAAGGATGGCATGAACCTGGGGTGGTCGGGCTTTACACCGGTTGGCTACCCCAAAGTGGTACCCATCGCCCTGGCCGACTATGTTGAGAAGAACAATCTGCAGGGCAAGATGAAATTCAACCTGTTCATCGGCGCCTCCGTTGGTGCCGAGACCGAAGACCGCTGGGCTTCCCTGAACATGATCGACCGTCGTTGGCCCTACCAGACCGGCAAAGAACTGGGCAAGGCCATCAACAGCGGTAAAATCCGCATGGGCGACAAACACCTGTCCATGTTTGCCCAGGATCTGAAATACGGCTTCTACACCAAGGATCAGGGTGGTCGTCTTGACCTGGCCATCATTGAAGCTTCAGCAATCACCGAGGACGGCAACATTATCCTGTCAGGCTCTATCGGCGCATCCAACGACATCATCGATATCGCTGACAAGATCATCATCGAGATCAATACCGGTCTGCCTTCATTTGAAGGCATGCACGATATCTTCATGACGGACGTGCCGCCCTACCGCAAGATCATTCCGATCACCGATGCCCGCCAGCGCATTGGTACTCCCTGGGTACCGACGGACAAGAGCAAGATCGTCGCCATTGTCGAGTCGAAGCTGCCCGACAACGGTCGCGCCCTGCGTGGCACCGATGATGTGGCCCAAGCCATTGCCGACAACATCGTTGACTTCTTCAGTGCCGAAGTGAAGGCCGGGCGCCTGCCGAAAAACCTGCTGCCGCTGCAGTCGGGCGTCGGCTCCATCGCCAACGCTGTTGTCGGCGGCCTGACCACCTCACCGTTTGAGAACCTGATTGTTTTCACCGAGGTACTGCAGGACACCTTCCTTGACTTCATGGACTCGGGCAAGTGCAAGTACATCAACTGCACCTCCTTGTCGCTGTCGAACGAGGGCTTTGAAATCTGGTGGAAAAACTTTGACAAGTACAAGGACATGGTGCTGATGCGGCCGCAGCAGGTATCGAACAACCCCGAGATCATCCGTCGTCTCGGTGCCATCGGCATGAACACGCCGCTGGAGTTCGATATCTACGCCCATGCCAACTCGACCCATGCCGGCGGCACCAAGATGCTCAACGGCATCGGCGGCAGCGGCGACTTCGAGCGCAACTCCTACATCTCCATGATGCACTGCCCGTCGGTACGGCCGAGCAAAACCGACGAGTTCGGCATCTCCGGCGTGGTGCCCAAGGCACCGCACGTCGACCATACCGAGCACGACATCGACGTGCTGGTTACCGAGCAGGGCCTGGCCGACCTGCGTGGCCTCTGCCCGGTCGACCGTGCCCGCTGCATCATTGACAAGTGCGCCCACCCGACCTACAAGGATTACCTCACCGACTGGCTCGACCGCGCCATCAAGAAAACCGGCGGCCACCACGAGCCGGTGCTGCTTGAAGAAGCCTACAAACTGCACCTGGAACTGGAGCAGAACGGCACCATGCGCTTCTGGAATAAATAA
- the nhaD gene encoding sodium:proton antiporter NhaD translates to MKTLLTLLLSLTALPALANDGSASVRDLTGTGLGILALVLFVGAYALVIMEEKLHLRKSKPVLLAAGVIWVLVAITFKALGEPDAAHDAIVHNLVEYGELFLFLLVAMTYINAMDERNIFQALRSWLVSRGFSLRIIFWLTGLLAFFISPIADNLTTALLMGAVVMAVGGSNQRFVVMACINVVVGANAGGAFSPFGDITTLMVWQKGMVSFGEFFALFLPSLVNWLVPALVMSFFISKERPQAADEFVSMKFGAKRIMLLFLLTIVTAVSFHNFLHLPPAAGMMLGLGYLGWFSYYIKLREHAGHMADPALHLEPVENEGHGGPGFDLFRKIARAEWDTLLFFYGVIMCVGGLSQFGYLAMASQFLYNDLGAFNANVMIGILSAIVDNIPVMFAVLTMEPHMSHGHWLLVTLTAGVGGSLLSIGSAAGVGLMGTARGIYTFGRHLVYTPAVALGYAASIAVHMLINAKLFH, encoded by the coding sequence ATGAAAACACTGTTGACACTTCTGCTGAGCCTGACGGCTCTGCCGGCTCTGGCCAACGACGGCAGCGCCAGCGTGCGCGACCTGACCGGCACCGGTCTGGGCATTCTGGCGCTGGTGCTGTTCGTCGGCGCCTATGCCCTGGTGATTATGGAGGAGAAGCTGCACCTGCGCAAAAGCAAGCCGGTGCTGCTGGCTGCCGGGGTCATCTGGGTGCTGGTCGCCATTACCTTCAAGGCGCTGGGCGAGCCGGATGCTGCCCATGATGCGATTGTGCACAATCTGGTGGAATACGGTGAGTTGTTTCTGTTTCTGCTGGTCGCCATGACCTACATCAACGCCATGGACGAGCGTAACATCTTTCAGGCCCTGCGCTCCTGGCTGGTGTCGCGTGGCTTTTCGCTGCGGATCATTTTCTGGCTTACCGGATTGCTGGCCTTCTTCATCTCGCCCATTGCTGACAACCTGACCACCGCCCTGCTAATGGGCGCCGTGGTGATGGCCGTGGGCGGCTCCAACCAGCGCTTTGTTGTCATGGCCTGCATCAACGTGGTGGTCGGTGCCAATGCCGGTGGCGCCTTCTCGCCCTTTGGTGACATCACCACCCTGATGGTGTGGCAAAAGGGCATGGTATCCTTCGGCGAGTTCTTCGCCCTGTTCCTGCCGTCGCTGGTCAACTGGCTGGTCCCTGCCTTGGTCATGAGTTTCTTCATCAGTAAAGAGCGTCCTCAGGCGGCCGATGAGTTTGTCAGCATGAAGTTCGGTGCCAAGCGCATTATGCTGCTGTTCCTGCTGACCATCGTCACGGCGGTGTCGTTTCACAACTTTCTGCATTTGCCGCCGGCTGCCGGCATGATGCTGGGTCTGGGCTATCTGGGCTGGTTCTCCTACTACATCAAGCTGCGTGAGCACGCCGGCCACATGGCGGACCCGGCGCTGCACCTGGAACCGGTTGAGAATGAAGGCCATGGCGGCCCGGGCTTCGATCTGTTCCGCAAAATTGCCCGCGCCGAATGGGATACGCTGCTGTTCTTCTACGGGGTCATCATGTGTGTCGGCGGTCTGAGCCAGTTCGGTTATCTGGCCATGGCGTCACAGTTTCTCTACAACGATCTGGGCGCCTTTAATGCCAACGTCATGATCGGCATTCTCTCCGCCATCGTTGACAACATTCCGGTGATGTTTGCCGTGCTGACCATGGAACCGCACATGTCGCATGGCCACTGGCTGCTGGTGACCCTGACGGCCGGTGTAGGTGGCAGCCTGCTGTCCATCGGTTCGGCGGCCGGCGTCGGCCTGATGGGTACCGCCCGTGGCATCTACACCTTCGGCCGTCACCTGGTCTATACCCCGGCGGTGGCGCTGGGCTACGCCGCCAGCATTGCCGTTCACATGCTGATCAACGCCAAGCTGTTTCATTAA
- a CDS encoding acetyl-CoA hydrolase/transferase C-terminal domain-containing protein, protein MSNYGSLESRVRRKSLLDRVRSAEDCIEFFKPGMDLGWSGFTPAGYPKAVPIALADYVEKNNLQGKMKFNLFIGASVGVETENRWATLDMIDRRWPYQTGKDIAKGINEGRIRMGDKHLSLFAQDLGYGFYTPKIDIAIIEVSAITEDCGLVPTSSCGVIGEILMIADKIIIEVNTGQPSFEGMHDCLIPRKPPYREPFLINKAGDRIGTTSFPCDPDKIIAVVESKHRDKGRAFAEMDDTSEAIAGHIMQFFADEVKAGRLPENLLPLQSGVGSIANAVVGGLAKGPFYNLSVFTEVLQDTMLDLFDSGKLRCASSCSLSLSETPGFPRFFDNWNKYFDKIVLRPLSISNAPEPIRRLGCIAMNTPVEFDIYAHANSTLVGGTRMINGIGGSGDFLRNAYLSIMHTPSVRPSKTDPTGITCVVPKAPHIDHTEHDLDVLVTEQGLADLRGLAPKDRAQKLINVCAHPSYRPILQDYFDRACKETLSKGVGHEPQLFDRCFKMQQNLAVNGTMKVKNWDINIDLCE, encoded by the coding sequence ATGTCGAATTACGGAAGCCTTGAAAGTCGCGTTCGTCGCAAATCCCTGCTCGACAGGGTCCGCAGCGCCGAAGACTGCATCGAATTCTTCAAGCCGGGAATGGATCTGGGCTGGTCCGGTTTCACCCCGGCCGGCTACCCCAAGGCGGTACCCATCGCCCTGGCCGACTATGTCGAGAAGAACAACCTGCAGGGCAAGATGAAGTTCAACCTGTTCATCGGCGCCTCCGTCGGCGTGGAAACCGAAAACCGCTGGGCCACCCTCGACATGATCGATCGCCGCTGGCCCTACCAGACCGGCAAGGATATCGCCAAGGGGATCAACGAGGGCCGTATCCGCATGGGCGACAAGCACCTCTCCCTCTTTGCCCAGGATCTCGGCTACGGCTTCTACACCCCGAAAATCGACATCGCCATCATTGAGGTGTCGGCTATTACGGAAGATTGCGGCCTGGTGCCGACCTCTTCCTGCGGCGTAATCGGTGAAATCCTGATGATCGCCGACAAGATCATCATCGAGGTCAACACCGGACAGCCCTCCTTCGAAGGCATGCACGACTGCTTGATCCCGCGCAAGCCGCCCTATCGCGAGCCGTTCCTGATCAACAAGGCGGGTGACCGTATCGGTACCACGTCGTTCCCCTGCGATCCGGACAAGATCATCGCCGTGGTCGAATCGAAGCATCGTGACAAGGGCCGTGCCTTTGCCGAGATGGATGACACCTCCGAAGCCATCGCCGGTCACATCATGCAGTTCTTCGCCGATGAGGTGAAGGCCGGCCGCCTGCCGGAAAACCTGCTGCCGCTGCAGTCGGGTGTCGGCTCCATCGCCAACGCCGTCGTCGGCGGCCTGGCCAAGGGCCCCTTCTACAACCTGTCGGTCTTCACCGAGGTGCTGCAGGACACCATGCTCGACCTGTTCGACTCCGGCAAACTGCGCTGCGCTTCTTCCTGCTCCCTGTCGTTGTCGGAAACGCCGGGCTTTCCCCGCTTCTTCGACAACTGGAATAAGTATTTCGACAAGATCGTGCTGCGGCCGCTGTCCATCTCCAACGCCCCCGAGCCCATCCGCCGGCTGGGGTGCATCGCCATGAACACGCCGGTAGAGTTCGACATCTACGCTCACGCCAACTCCACCCTGGTCGGCGGTACCCGCATGATCAACGGCATCGGCGGCAGCGGCGACTTCTTGCGCAACGCCTACCTGTCCATCATGCACACCCCGTCGGTGCGGCCGAGCAAGACCGACCCCACCGGTATCACCTGCGTGGTACCCAAGGCGCCACACATCGACCACACCGAGCACGACCTCGACGTGCTGGTCACCGAGCAGGGCCTGGCCGACCTGCGCGGCCTGGCACCGAAGGATCGCGCCCAGAAGCTCATCAACGTCTGCGCCCATCCGTCGTATCGGCCGATCCTGCAGGATTACTTCGACCGCGCCTGCAAGGAAACCCTCTCCAAGGGCGTTGGCCACGAGCCGCAGCTGTTCGACCGCTGCTTCAAGATGCAGCAGAACCTGGCCGTCAACGGCACCATGAAAGTCAAAAACTGGGACATCAACATCGATCTGTGCGAATAA
- a CDS encoding acetyl-CoA hydrolase/transferase C-terminal domain-containing protein, with protein MSDYGSLASRVRRKSLLDKVRSAEDCIEFFKPGMDLGWSGFTPAGYPKAVPIALADYVEKNNLQGKMKFNLFIGASVGAETENRWAELDMIDRRWPYQTGKNIAKGINEGRIRMGDKHLSLFAQDLGYGFYTPKIDIAIIEVSAVNADGSLVPTTSCGVIGEILMIADKIILEVNTGQPSFEGMHDCLIPRNPPHREPLLICKADDRIGSSAFPCDPDKIIAVVESKYRDKGRAFAEMDDTSEAIAGHIMQFFADEVKAGRLPENLLPLQSGVGSIANAVVGGLAKGPFSNLNVFTEVLQDTMLDLFDSGKLRFASSCSLSLSETPGFPRFFDNWDKYADKIVLRPLSISNAPEPIRRLGCIAMNTPVEFDIYAHANSTLVGGTRMINGIGGSGDFLRNAYLSIMHTPSVRPSKTDPTGITCVVPKAPHIDHTEHDLDVLVTEQGLADLRGLAPKDRAQKLINVCAHPDYRPILQDYFDRACKETLSKGVGHEPQLFDRCFKMQQNLAVNGTMKVKNWDIEVNLCE; from the coding sequence ATGTCGGATTATGGAAGTCTCGCAAGTCGCGTTCGTCGCAAGTCCCTGCTCGACAAGGTCCGCAGCGCCGAAGACTGCATCGAATTCTTCAAGCCAGGAATGGATCTGGGCTGGTCCGGTTTCACCCCGGCCGGCTACCCCAAGGCGGTACCCATCGCCCTGGCCGACTATGTCGAGAAGAACAATCTGCAGGGCAAGATGAAGTTCAACCTGTTTATCGGCGCCTCGGTCGGCGCCGAAACCGAAAACCGCTGGGCGGAACTGGACATGATCGACCGCCGCTGGCCCTACCAGACCGGCAAGAACATCGCCAAGGGGATCAACGAGGGCCGTATCCGCATGGGCGACAAACATCTCTCCCTCTTTGCCCAGGATCTCGGCTACGGCTTCTACACCCCGAAAATCGACATCGCCATCATCGAGGTGTCGGCGGTGAATGCCGACGGCTCACTGGTACCGACCACCTCCTGTGGCGTAATCGGTGAAATCCTGATGATCGCCGACAAGATCATTCTCGAGGTCAACACCGGACAGCCCTCCTTCGAAGGCATGCACGACTGCCTGATTCCGCGCAATCCGCCGCACCGCGAACCGCTGCTGATCTGCAAGGCAGACGACCGCATCGGCTCTTCGGCTTTTCCCTGCGACCCGGACAAGATCATCGCCGTGGTCGAATCAAAATACCGTGACAAGGGCCGTGCCTTTGCCGAGATGGATGACACCTCCGAAGCCATCGCCGGTCACATCATGCAGTTCTTCGCCGATGAGGTGAAGGCCGGCCGCCTGCCGGAAAACCTGCTGCCGCTGCAGTCGGGTGTCGGCTCCATCGCCAACGCCGTCGTCGGCGGCCTGGCCAAGGGCCCCTTCTCCAACCTGAACGTGTTCACAGAAGTACTGCAGGACACCATGCTCGACCTGTTCGACTCCGGCAAACTGCGCTTCGCTTCTTCTTGCTCCCTGTCGTTGTCGGAAACGCCGGGCTTTCCCCGCTTCTTCGACAACTGGGACAAATATGCCGACAAGATCGTGCTGCGGCCGCTGTCCATCTCCAACGCCCCCGAGCCCATCCGCCGGCTGGGGTGCATCGCCATGAACACGCCGGTAGAGTTCGACATCTACGCTCACGCCAACTCCACCCTGGTCGGCGGTACCCGCATGATCAACGGCATCGGCGGCAGCGGCGACTTCTTGCGCAACGCCTACCTGTCCATCATGCACACCCCGTCGGTGCGGCCGAGCAAGACCGACCCCACCGGTATCACCTGCGTGGTACCCAAGGCGCCGCACATCGACCACACCGAGCACGACCTCGACGTGCTGGTCACCGAGCAGGGTCTGGCCGACCTGCGCGGCCTGGCACCGAAGGATCGCGCCCAGAAGCTCATCAACGTCTGCGCCCATCCCGACTACCGTCCGATCCTGCAGGATTACTTCGACCGCGCCTGCAAGGAAACCCTCTCCAAGGGCGTTGGCCACGAGCCGCAGCTGTTCGACCGCTGCTTCAAAATGCAGCAGAACCTGGCCGTCAACGGCACCATGAAAGTCAAAAACTGGGACATCGAGGTCAATCTGTGCGAATAA
- the bamD gene encoding outer membrane protein assembly factor BamD, translated as MRTGLILLLPALLLFTLALNGCGRPKTAPPPPGIAAEFKKAEQEHEAGHHQSAIENWQKVRDAFHSPELTTLAELRIADAYYESGQTIEAIAAYEDFLKQHPEHVHTSAVLLRLGKAHFSEMRGIDQDQSATRNALASFEQLKRQDPAYADSAELDSLIRQCRDRLAGQERYVADFYRKTKRYDAAIKRYRDLLNNYPETSERDQVRFGLAQAYAAAGQRDEALALLNALEQQASSIELRKQLRKFRSKQRI; from the coding sequence ATGCGTACCGGCTTGATCTTGCTGCTGCCTGCCCTGCTGTTGTTCACCCTGGCTCTGAACGGCTGCGGCCGTCCAAAAACCGCTCCGCCACCGCCAGGGATTGCCGCGGAGTTCAAGAAGGCCGAACAGGAACACGAAGCCGGCCACCACCAGAGTGCCATCGAAAACTGGCAAAAGGTGCGCGACGCCTTCCACAGCCCCGAGTTGACCACTCTGGCGGAATTACGCATCGCTGACGCCTACTACGAAAGCGGCCAGACCATCGAGGCCATTGCCGCTTACGAGGATTTTCTCAAGCAGCACCCCGAACATGTCCATACCAGCGCGGTTCTGTTGCGCCTGGGCAAGGCCCACTTCAGCGAGATGCGCGGGATCGACCAGGATCAGAGCGCGACCCGAAACGCCCTGGCCAGCTTTGAACAACTTAAGCGGCAGGATCCAGCCTATGCTGACAGCGCCGAACTTGACAGCCTGATCCGTCAGTGTCGTGACCGGCTGGCCGGGCAGGAGCGTTATGTCGCCGATTTCTACCGTAAAACCAAGCGTTACGATGCGGCCATCAAGCGCTATCGCGATCTGCTGAACAACTACCCGGAAACCAGTGAGCGTGACCAGGTGCGCTTTGGCCTGGCCCAGGCGTATGCCGCCGCCGGCCAACGCGATGAAGCCTTGGCTCTGCTCAACGCACTGGAGCAACAGGCCAGCAGTATCGAGTTGCGCAAGCAACTGCGTAAGTTCCGCAGCAAACAGAGAATCTGA
- a CDS encoding hemolysin family protein translates to MMRVAVLLGLIVLNGMLAMAEVALLTVRRSRLERRAEQGDGAAACALRLQLEPTRFLSTVQIGITAIGLLNGIVGEAVLARPLAAQLRLLGLAQDSSEVLATVLVVVAITYATIVLGELVPKRIGQQQAETVACLMARPLALLALLTRPFVHLLSFSTERLLRLWGRGPAEAAEALTEEDLLALLLEGSRCGLIAEREHLLLRNVFRLDERPISLLMTPRHEIVFLDVERPFDCLLDQAVAANLSRFPVCRGSLDQLEGIVTTKRLLRLYRAGQRQLPRQALQPPVYVPESLSTLNLLERFQTSGSAMLFVIDEYGALQGLITLQDVLEALAGRFPAPGQSNDSLQPLQRADGSWLLDGLMPVDEVRELLALGALPGQERGLYQTLGGLLQVLAGHLPQLGEVLEWQDWCFEVVDLDGHRVDRVLVRRRQVPPATQPNDGAEAVPAGRTTA, encoded by the coding sequence ATGATGCGTGTTGCTGTGCTGCTGGGCCTGATTGTGCTGAACGGTATGCTCGCCATGGCCGAGGTGGCGCTGCTGACGGTACGTCGCAGCCGGCTGGAGCGCCGGGCTGAACAGGGCGATGGCGCGGCGGCCTGCGCGCTGCGCCTGCAGCTTGAGCCGACCCGTTTTCTCTCCACGGTGCAGATTGGTATTACCGCGATAGGTTTACTCAACGGCATTGTTGGTGAGGCGGTTCTGGCGCGGCCATTGGCGGCGCAACTGCGGCTGTTGGGTCTGGCACAGGATAGCAGTGAGGTGTTGGCAACGGTACTGGTGGTGGTTGCCATCACCTATGCCACCATTGTGCTGGGAGAGCTGGTGCCCAAGCGGATAGGCCAGCAACAAGCCGAAACCGTTGCCTGTCTGATGGCTCGTCCGCTGGCGCTGCTGGCCCTGTTGACGCGCCCTTTTGTTCACTTGCTCAGCTTCTCAACGGAACGGTTACTGCGGCTGTGGGGCCGCGGTCCGGCAGAAGCGGCTGAAGCCCTGACCGAAGAGGATCTTCTGGCGCTGTTACTAGAGGGCTCGCGTTGTGGCCTGATTGCCGAGCGCGAGCATCTTTTGCTGCGCAACGTGTTTCGGCTCGATGAGCGCCCCATCAGCCTGCTGATGACGCCCCGACACGAGATCGTGTTTCTCGATGTCGAGCGGCCGTTCGATTGCCTGCTGGATCAGGCAGTTGCCGCCAATCTGTCGCGTTTTCCGGTCTGCCGTGGAAGCCTTGATCAGTTGGAGGGTATCGTTACCACCAAGCGTCTGCTGCGCCTCTACCGTGCCGGCCAGCGCCAGCTGCCTCGCCAGGCCCTGCAGCCGCCGGTTTATGTGCCGGAAAGTCTCAGTACCCTGAACCTGCTGGAACGGTTTCAGACCAGCGGCAGCGCGATGCTGTTTGTCATTGACGAATATGGTGCGTTGCAGGGCCTGATTACCCTGCAGGACGTGCTGGAGGCCCTGGCCGGACGTTTTCCTGCGCCTGGCCAGAGTAACGACAGTCTGCAGCCGCTGCAGCGCGCTGATGGTTCCTGGCTGCTTGATGGCCTGATGCCGGTGGACGAAGTGCGTGAACTGCTGGCGTTGGGCGCTCTGCCAGGCCAGGAACGCGGCCTGTATCAGACCCTGGGCGGGCTGCTGCAGGTGCTGGCCGGTCATCTGCCACAGCTGGGCGAGGTGCTCGAATGGCAGGACTGGTGTTTTGAGGTGGTCGATCTCGATGGCCATCGGGTGGATCGGGTACTGGTTCGTCGGCGGCAAGTGCCGCCGGCAACGCAACCAAACGATGGCGCAGAGGCTGTGCCCGCAGGGAGAACAACAGCATGA
- the crcB gene encoding fluoride efflux transporter CrcB — MTKWLAVALGGGCGCLCRYWLSGWVYAWLGRGLPYGTLAVNLLGSFLLGLLMELALRTTLIGEIGRLALCIGFMGGFTTFSTFSFETWRLLEAGQWLGAGLNVVLNVVLCLVGTGLGIALARSL; from the coding sequence ATGACAAAGTGGTTGGCGGTGGCCCTCGGCGGCGGTTGTGGCTGCCTGTGCCGTTATTGGCTGTCGGGTTGGGTCTACGCCTGGCTGGGGCGCGGTCTGCCCTATGGTACCCTGGCCGTGAATCTGCTGGGTTCGTTTTTGCTGGGCCTGCTGATGGAACTGGCCCTGCGCACCACCCTGATCGGCGAAATCGGCCGCCTGGCGCTCTGTATCGGCTTCATGGGCGGCTTTACCACGTTTTCCACCTTTTCCTTTGAAACCTGGCGTCTGCTGGAGGCCGGCCAATGGCTGGGTGCTGGTCTGAACGTGGTGCTCAATGTGGTGCTGTGCCTGGTTGGAACAGGGTTGGGCATTGCTCTGGCCCGCAGCCTGTAG
- the rpoH gene encoding RNA polymerase sigma factor RpoH, with amino-acid sequence MSALTLTSNSLEHYMTQINRYELLDRETEQELALRYRLHNDLQAAQRLVCANLRFVVKIANEYRAYGLKLLDLIQEGNIGLMVAVKKFDPQRNNRLISYAVWWIRAYIHNFIINSWSLVKIGTSQARRKLFFKLRQTREMLQQQGETQDSAIARQLDVSTAEVEEMSVRLARDVSLDAELVEGEDICRLDLLESPEQDQEQLLIAQETELNRQQQVRQALAQLSDRERRIVVRRILAEEPCTLQELADQFGVSRERIRQIEKRALERLRTLLQTDLAPETEGMAQ; translated from the coding sequence ATGTCCGCCCTGACGCTGACCAGCAACAGTCTTGAACACTACATGACCCAGATCAACCGTTATGAACTGCTTGACCGGGAAACCGAACAGGAGCTGGCACTGCGCTATCGGCTGCATAATGACCTGCAGGCGGCCCAGCGTCTGGTGTGCGCCAATCTGCGTTTTGTCGTCAAAATCGCCAACGAATACCGGGCTTACGGCCTGAAACTGCTCGACCTGATTCAGGAAGGCAACATCGGCCTGATGGTCGCGGTCAAGAAATTCGATCCCCAGCGCAACAACCGTCTGATCAGCTATGCCGTCTGGTGGATCCGCGCCTATATCCACAATTTCATCATCAACAGCTGGTCACTGGTGAAAATCGGCACCAGCCAGGCACGCCGCAAACTCTTTTTCAAGCTGCGTCAAACACGTGAGATGCTGCAACAGCAAGGGGAAACACAGGACAGTGCCATCGCCCGTCAGCTCGATGTCAGCACGGCAGAGGTCGAGGAGATGTCCGTGCGCTTGGCGCGTGATGTGTCGCTGGATGCGGAGCTGGTGGAAGGCGAGGATATTTGCCGGCTCGACCTGCTGGAAAGCCCCGAGCAGGATCAGGAACAACTGCTCATCGCCCAGGAAACCGAGCTTAACCGCCAGCAGCAGGTACGACAGGCGCTGGCACAACTGTCCGATCGAGAACGTCGCATCGTCGTCCGGCGCATTCTGGCCGAGGAACCCTGCACCCTGCAGGAACTGGCCGACCAGTTCGGCGTCAGCCGTGAACGAATTCGCCAGATTGAAAAACGCGCCCTTGAGCGCCTGCGCACCCTGCTGCAGACCGATCTGGCCCCAGAGACCGAAGGGATGGCGCAATAA
- a CDS encoding DUF190 domain-containing protein, with the protein MTMQRETQQLLRLFVGEDARWQHQPLHEALLELLRDQGCQGATVVKAVAGFGHHRQIHSDQLLRLSAQRPLIVEVVDRASRIEALLPLLAPMLTEGLALVVPVEVIRFVAPRAPADGRESTGG; encoded by the coding sequence ATGACGATGCAACGGGAGACACAACAGCTGTTGCGGCTGTTTGTTGGTGAGGATGCCCGCTGGCAGCACCAGCCGCTGCACGAGGCTCTGCTGGAGCTGCTGCGTGATCAGGGCTGTCAGGGCGCAACCGTGGTCAAGGCGGTGGCCGGTTTCGGCCACCACCGGCAGATTCACAGCGATCAGCTGCTGCGGCTATCGGCCCAGCGGCCTCTGATTGTCGAGGTGGTTGACCGGGCCTCTCGTATCGAGGCGTTGCTGCCCCTGCTGGCACCGATGCTGACCGAGGGGCTGGCGCTGGTGGTGCCGGTCGAGGTGATCCGCTTTGTCGCCCCTAGGGCTCCAGCGGATGGCAGGGAATCGACAGGCGGATGA